The Campylobacterota bacterium genome window below encodes:
- a CDS encoding VWA-like domain-containing protein yields MIDFSPLKARLLLEHPFFGTIAAGMESVVNDNLESFAFREGRFEYRAGYIEGLNDAQKLFALSNAALHEALSHTFRRGNRSPWLWNMACDYAINALLVDNGFEVPPAVMYDKRFGTLSAEEIYAELALEFLDQEPSDRDADEGREGENADEKLSRAQRERRVREAFAKNDPLNNAVMRLLGKERGCLIDWRSELRDAVGGHYISDFTILPPSKKLLYEGIYLPGAHSRHLDIAIAIDSSGSVDEDLLAQFIAEIESILELFGSYSVDLLVCDDRIRSHARFENGENIGYVLTGGGGTDFRPVFERIETWHAQPRTLLYFTDLDGSFPAYEPPYETLWIAPAEADVPFGRVIVLKGSYD; encoded by the coding sequence ATGATCGATTTTTCTCCCCTCAAAGCGCGGCTGCTTCTCGAACACCCATTTTTCGGGACGATCGCCGCGGGCATGGAGAGCGTCGTGAATGACAATCTTGAAAGTTTCGCTTTTCGCGAGGGGCGGTTTGAATACCGTGCCGGCTACATCGAAGGATTGAACGATGCCCAGAAACTGTTCGCACTGAGCAACGCGGCGCTCCATGAAGCGCTTTCCCATACCTTTCGACGGGGAAACCGCAGCCCGTGGCTGTGGAATATGGCCTGCGATTACGCGATCAATGCACTCCTTGTCGACAACGGGTTCGAAGTTCCGCCGGCGGTGATGTACGATAAGCGTTTCGGAACGCTGAGTGCCGAAGAGATCTATGCGGAACTCGCTTTGGAATTTCTCGATCAGGAGCCCAGCGACCGCGACGCGGACGAGGGGAGGGAGGGGGAGAATGCCGATGAGAAGCTGTCCCGCGCCCAAAGAGAACGGCGGGTCCGCGAGGCGTTCGCCAAAAACGATCCGCTCAATAATGCCGTGATGCGGCTATTAGGAAAAGAGCGCGGGTGTTTGATCGACTGGCGCAGCGAACTGCGCGATGCGGTGGGCGGACATTACATCAGCGATTTTACGATCCTGCCTCCCAGCAAGAAACTCCTTTACGAAGGGATCTATCTTCCGGGTGCCCATTCCCGCCACCTGGATATTGCAATCGCGATCGACAGCTCCGGATCGGTCGATGAGGATTTACTGGCTCAGTTCATCGCCGAGATCGAATCGATCCTCGAACTTTTCGGTTCTTACAGCGTCGATTTGCTCGTATGCGACGATCGCATCCGCTCCCACGCGCGGTTTGAAAACGGCGAAAACATCGGTTACGTTTTGACCGGGGGAGGGGGGACCGATTTTCGGCCCGTGTTCGAGCGGATCGAAACGTGGCACGCTCAGCCCCGAACGCTGCTCTATTTTACCGATCTGGACGGGTCGTTTCCGGCGTATGAACCTCCCTATGAGACGTTGTGGATCGCCCCTGCGGAAGCGGATGTTCCTTTCGGGCGGGTGATCGTGTTGAAAGGATCTTATGATTGA
- a CDS encoding ParA family protein, protein MIITLSHQKGGVGKSTVAWNLAVNFSKIMPTRIVDLDTQRSLTVTNALRREQGMEPIEMLHFGNAEELAEYAAADTDDVVTIIDSGGFDSAFNRVAIIASDLLLTPVSDKPFDLMGLQKYEEILKSLSDIQGETIKTRVVFNNINPSMKRFGELIDFICTSEHFELLVSVLRQRVDFAHSVGEGKCIKEYRIFSRADQEMDELFEEIKGLLNI, encoded by the coding sequence ATGATTATTACCCTGTCGCATCAAAAAGGGGGAGTCGGCAAATCGACCGTCGCCTGGAACCTCGCCGTCAATTTTTCGAAAATCATGCCGACGCGGATTGTCGACCTCGATACCCAGCGTTCCTTGACCGTGACCAATGCGTTGCGGCGCGAACAGGGGATGGAACCGATCGAGATGCTCCATTTCGGGAATGCCGAAGAACTCGCCGAATATGCGGCGGCGGATACGGACGATGTCGTCACGATCATCGATTCGGGAGGATTTGACAGCGCGTTCAACCGCGTGGCGATCATCGCTTCGGATCTGCTTTTGACCCCCGTGAGCGACAAACCGTTTGATCTGATGGGATTGCAAAAATACGAAGAGATCCTCAAAAGCCTTTCGGACATTCAGGGGGAGACGATCAAAACGCGCGTTGTCTTCAACAATATCAACCCCTCGATGAAACGGTTCGGGGAACTGATCGATTTTATCTGCACGTCCGAGCATTTCGAACTGCTCGTATCGGTACTGCGCCAACGGGTCGATTTTGCCCATTCGGTGGGAGAGGGCAAGTGCATCAAGGAATACCGGATTTTCAGTCGCGCCGATCAGGAGATGGACGAACTGTTCGAAGAGATTAAAGGGTTGTTGAATATTTAA
- the fetB gene encoding iron export ABC transporter permease subunit FetB has product MQYSFLASYLLIIFALWYSRRENFGLEKTILTNSILAMVQLGLLGYGLVYLFKIEHPSVLFFVLLGMVTFGAFTAKKRSPLGEESFKIAFFTLGASSGIVFLSMTAFGVIHMVPHEMIPIGGMIIGNALNVYTQSTERFRAEVKNTIETIEGMVALGAPLKEALSFASKASVKASMIPTINMLQTVGIIHIPGITTGMLLAGADPLEAVSYQLAVMYMMVAVALLSALFATLFSYRAIIGAAFTAPR; this is encoded by the coding sequence ATGCAATACTCTTTTTTAGCCTCATATTTACTTATCATCTTTGCCCTCTGGTATTCGCGCCGTGAAAACTTCGGTTTGGAAAAAACGATCCTGACCAACTCGATTCTTGCGATGGTGCAGCTGGGTCTGCTGGGGTACGGGCTCGTCTACCTCTTTAAAATCGAGCATCCGTCTGTGCTGTTTTTTGTCCTGCTCGGAATGGTCACCTTCGGCGCCTTCACGGCGAAAAAACGTTCGCCTCTGGGAGAGGAGAGTTTTAAAATCGCTTTTTTCACCCTCGGCGCCTCTTCGGGGATCGTATTTCTCTCGATGACGGCGTTCGGGGTGATCCACATGGTACCGCACGAGATGATCCCCATCGGCGGGATGATCATCGGCAACGCCCTCAACGTCTACACCCAAAGTACCGAGCGGTTTCGCGCCGAGGTAAAAAACACGATCGAGACGATCGAGGGGATGGTGGCACTGGGTGCCCCACTCAAAGAGGCGCTCTCTTTTGCTTCCAAAGCATCGGTCAAAGCATCGATGATACCGACGATCAACATGCTTCAAACGGTCGGAATCATCCATATCCCCGGGATTACGACGGGGATGCTCCTCGCCGGGGCCGATCCGCTTGAAGCGGTCTCGTATCAGCTTGCCGTCATGTACATGATGGTCGCCGTGGCGCTCCTCTCGGCGTTGTTCGCTACGCTGTTTTCGTACCGCGCCATTATCGGAGCGGCGTTTACAGCCCCTCGCTGA
- a CDS encoding ABC transporter ATP-binding protein — MITFRTLLSLMSRYKAPLLWGNLIALAATVVSIPIPLLIPLLVDEVLLEKGGWITASIERAGFPAEPLVYIGTVLGVTIALRFVFFILSVVSQKFFVTLSQEISFDIRRRALEHLKHVSMSAYERLGSGTVVTNLVTDIETIEQFMGGALSRLIVSVATLVGVAVVLIWINPLFGILILIFQPLIMMLTRKISGRVGKLKKEQNRTIGELSDTLAQMCDLFGQIRSSNKEERFIARATEQARILKESATLYGIRALAGERYSYTLFLSGFEVFRALGLVMVLHSDLSIGMMFGVFGYLWFMMTPVQELLSLQYSYANAKNALSRVNELLALPSEPRYRNVQDPFGGKGIAIRTDKLVFGYDPDRPVLRGVTLDVPRGGRIAVIGSSGSGKSTLAQLLVGFYPPTAGDIVYNGLSVREIGFERVRANVFVVLQQPLMFNDTLRFNLTMGDAVDDAVIWNALRIAQLEPFVRTLPQGLETQVGKLGIRLSGGQRQRLSIARMVLSDPGAVIFDESTSALDVHTESALFEALEEFLSGRTVIIIAHRLSTITQADYIYVLENGAVLEEGSREELENLDGRFKRFVDSQQG; from the coding sequence ATGATTACTTTCAGAACCCTCCTTTCTTTAATGAGCCGTTACAAGGCTCCCCTGCTGTGGGGGAACCTGATCGCACTGGCGGCAACCGTCGTATCGATCCCGATCCCGCTGTTGATCCCGCTGCTGGTGGATGAGGTACTGTTGGAAAAAGGGGGATGGATCACCGCGTCGATCGAGCGTGCGGGGTTCCCTGCCGAACCGCTTGTGTATATCGGGACCGTCCTTGGGGTGACGATCGCCCTGCGGTTTGTGTTTTTCATTCTCAGCGTCGTTTCCCAGAAATTTTTCGTGACCCTTTCCCAGGAGATCAGTTTCGACATTCGCCGCCGTGCGCTCGAACATCTCAAACACGTTTCGATGAGCGCGTACGAACGCCTCGGAAGCGGAACGGTCGTCACCAACCTCGTCACCGACATCGAAACAATCGAGCAGTTTATGGGGGGAGCGCTTTCCAGGCTGATCGTCTCGGTCGCGACGCTGGTAGGGGTAGCGGTCGTATTGATCTGGATCAACCCGCTCTTTGGAATCCTTATCCTTATTTTCCAGCCATTGATCATGATGCTGACCCGTAAAATATCGGGCCGCGTCGGAAAACTCAAAAAAGAGCAGAACCGGACCATCGGAGAGCTGTCGGATACCCTCGCCCAGATGTGCGATCTTTTCGGCCAGATCCGTTCCAGCAACAAAGAAGAGCGTTTCATCGCGCGTGCGACCGAGCAGGCGCGCATCCTCAAAGAGAGTGCTACCCTCTACGGTATCCGTGCCCTTGCGGGTGAGCGTTATTCCTACACGCTGTTTCTGAGCGGCTTCGAGGTGTTCCGGGCACTGGGACTCGTCATGGTGTTGCATTCGGATCTCTCGATCGGGATGATGTTCGGGGTGTTCGGTTACCTGTGGTTTATGATGACGCCGGTTCAGGAGCTGTTGTCCCTGCAATACAGCTATGCCAATGCCAAAAATGCCCTGTCACGGGTGAACGAACTCCTTGCGCTCCCTTCCGAACCCCGCTACCGAAACGTTCAGGACCCTTTCGGAGGAAAAGGGATAGCGATCCGCACGGACAAACTCGTATTCGGTTACGATCCCGACCGCCCTGTATTAAGGGGGGTAACGCTCGACGTTCCGCGCGGAGGACGGATTGCCGTGATCGGGTCAAGCGGCAGCGGAAAAAGCACCCTCGCACAATTACTGGTGGGATTTTATCCCCCCACCGCCGGGGACATAGTGTATAATGGGCTGAGTGTCCGTGAAATCGGGTTTGAACGGGTGCGTGCGAACGTATTCGTCGTCTTGCAGCAACCGCTGATGTTTAACGACACGCTCCGTTTTAACCTGACGATGGGAGACGCGGTCGACGATGCGGTGATCTGGAATGCGCTGCGGATCGCCCAGCTCGAGCCGTTTGTGCGGACCCTTCCCCAGGGGTTGGAAACGCAGGTCGGAAAATTGGGAATCCGGCTCTCGGGGGGGCAGCGGCAGCGCCTTTCGATCGCACGGATGGTTCTCTCCGATCCGGGGGCCGTCATTTTCGACGAATCGACCTCGGCTTTGGACGTCCATACCGAAAGTGCCCTGTTCGAAGCGTTGGAAGAATTTTTGAGCGGACGGACGGTGATTATCATCGCCCATCGCCTGAGTACCATTACGCAGGCCGATTACATCTACGTCCTCGAAAACGGTGCCGTTCTCGAAGAGGGGAGCCGGGAAGAGCTTGAAAATCTCGACGGCCGTTTCAAACGCTTTGTCGATTCCCAGCAAGGATGA
- the zupT gene encoding zinc transporter ZupT, which yields MELTISELAVAFALTLFAGLSTGIGAALAFFSRRDNTALLSVGMGFSAGVMIYISFAEILVKSKSAFVPRFGEVGAEASMLACFFVGFAVAFAIDRLIPDDINPHELKTDAELSGLKPGHRDDKRRHALRRTGIFTAVAIAIHNFPEGFAAFVSALDSLTLGIGIALAVAIHNIPEGMAVSLPIYHATGERKKAFGYALLSGLAEPLGAALGFFVLMPLMGELTLGITFGLVAGIMIYICLDELLPSARIYGNSHTTMGGIVAGMAVMSSSLLLFKIV from the coding sequence ATGGAACTGACGATTTCGGAACTGGCGGTCGCGTTTGCTCTGACCCTGTTCGCCGGACTCTCCACGGGGATAGGGGCGGCGCTGGCTTTTTTTTCCCGCCGTGACAACACCGCGCTCCTTTCGGTCGGGATGGGATTTTCGGCCGGTGTGATGATCTACATCTCCTTTGCCGAAATCCTCGTCAAGTCAAAATCCGCCTTTGTACCGCGATTTGGCGAGGTGGGTGCCGAAGCGTCGATGTTGGCGTGCTTTTTTGTGGGCTTTGCCGTCGCGTTTGCGATCGATCGCCTCATTCCCGACGACATCAACCCCCACGAACTCAAAACCGATGCCGAACTCTCCGGGCTCAAACCGGGTCACCGCGACGACAAGCGGCGCCATGCCCTCCGCCGAACGGGTATTTTTACCGCCGTGGCGATCGCGATTCACAATTTCCCGGAAGGATTCGCGGCGTTTGTGTCGGCGCTCGATTCTTTGACGTTGGGGATCGGTATCGCACTTGCGGTCGCGATTCACAACATACCCGAGGGGATGGCCGTGTCGCTCCCCATCTATCACGCGACGGGGGAGCGGAAAAAAGCGTTCGGCTATGCGCTGCTTTCAGGACTTGCCGAGCCGTTGGGGGCGGCATTGGGCTTTTTCGTCTTGATGCCGCTGATGGGGGAACTGACGCTGGGGATTACGTTCGGGCTCGTGGCGGGGATCATGATATACATCTGTCTGGATGAACTTCTCCCCTCCGCGCGGATTTACGGCAATTCCCACACGACGATGGGGGGAATCGTCGCAGGGATGGCGGTCATGTCGTCCAGCCTTTTACTCTTTAAAATCGTCTGA
- the metE gene encoding 5-methyltetrahydropteroyltriglutamate--homocysteine S-methyltransferase: MKNTLSLLGFPRIGENRELKFALENYWKGSISLYELSTLAADLRRRHWLLQRDAGIDTVAINDFSLYDNMLDLMVILGAEPERFGDLSDPLERYFAMARGDATHTALEMTKWFNTNYHYLVPELHERFAFGVVNADKIIGECHEAKALGLNGTIQLIGPMTFLALSKCPEAVRRALFDKLLAQYATLLETLGALGATIVFHEPALVCDPTPEDLSLLKIAYDRLGVLGEIRVATYFEHSNEATAVLVHTPIRGLVLDFVHGTDNLESLRRIGESGKELTVGIIDGRNVWKNDLAASLATLHTIATHIPKERLSLSPSCSLLHVPYTLRHENALANEVSSLLSFAEEKLAELAAISSAFFEGKPLRAATTGINRTDEAVQKRLNALTIAHYKRPYPFELRREAAHDLFDLPILPTTTIGSFPQTADIRRIRQEFKKGVISHEVYEDAMKEAIRECVAFQESIGLDVLVHGEFERNDMVEYFGERLNGFAFSANGWVQSYGSRCVKPPLLYADVSRPEPMTLKWSTFAQSLTKRPMKGMLTGPVTILNWSFVRDDQPRSLSATQIALAIRDEVDDLQRDGITMIQVDEAAFKEGYPLRRSKRAAYEQWALESFLLSTAVAERDTQIHTHMCYSEFTDIIKTIESMDADVISIETSRSGNRLLKIFAEVGYAQEVGPGIYDIHSPRVPSVEEMEKQIYALLEVLPADQLWINPDCGLKTRGWPETKAALENMVEAVHRVRATL, translated from the coding sequence ATGAAAAACACCCTATCCCTCCTCGGATTTCCCCGCATCGGAGAAAACCGGGAACTCAAATTCGCCCTCGAAAATTACTGGAAAGGCTCCATCAGCCTCTATGAACTGAGTACCCTCGCCGCCGATCTGCGCCGGCGCCACTGGCTGTTGCAGCGCGATGCCGGGATCGACACCGTCGCGATCAACGATTTCAGCCTCTACGACAACATGCTCGATCTGATGGTCATCCTCGGTGCCGAACCGGAGCGCTTCGGCGATCTTTCCGATCCTCTGGAGCGCTATTTTGCGATGGCACGCGGTGATGCGACCCACACCGCCCTGGAGATGACCAAATGGTTCAACACCAACTACCACTACCTCGTCCCCGAGCTGCACGAGCGTTTTGCATTCGGCGTCGTGAACGCCGACAAAATCATCGGCGAATGTCATGAAGCCAAAGCGCTCGGACTGAATGGGACCATTCAGCTCATCGGGCCGATGACCTTTCTGGCCCTCTCCAAATGCCCCGAAGCAGTCCGCCGGGCGCTGTTCGACAAACTCCTCGCCCAGTACGCGACGCTGCTCGAAACGCTCGGAGCATTGGGGGCGACGATCGTCTTCCATGAACCCGCCCTCGTCTGCGATCCGACCCCCGAGGATCTCTCCCTCCTGAAAATCGCCTACGACCGGCTGGGAGTACTGGGAGAGATCCGCGTCGCGACCTATTTCGAACACTCCAACGAGGCGACGGCAGTACTCGTCCACACGCCGATTCGGGGTCTTGTCCTCGATTTCGTCCACGGAACCGACAACCTCGAATCGCTCCGGCGGATCGGAGAGAGCGGCAAAGAGCTCACGGTCGGGATCATCGACGGGCGTAATGTCTGGAAAAACGATCTCGCCGCCTCACTTGCGACGCTCCACACCATCGCAACGCATATCCCCAAAGAGCGGTTGAGTCTGAGTCCCTCGTGCTCGCTTCTGCACGTCCCCTACACTTTGCGTCACGAAAACGCCCTCGCTAATGAGGTCAGCTCGCTCCTGTCGTTTGCCGAAGAGAAACTCGCCGAACTCGCGGCCATTTCGTCAGCGTTTTTTGAAGGAAAACCCCTCCGGGCCGCAACAACAGGGATCAACCGTACCGACGAAGCGGTCCAGAAACGGCTAAATGCCCTCACGATTGCCCACTACAAACGCCCCTACCCCTTTGAGCTGCGCCGGGAAGCCGCGCACGACCTGTTCGATCTACCGATCCTGCCGACGACGACCATCGGTTCGTTTCCTCAAACGGCCGACATCCGCAGAATCCGTCAGGAATTCAAAAAAGGGGTTATCTCTCACGAAGTTTATGAAGACGCCATGAAAGAGGCGATCCGGGAGTGCGTCGCATTTCAGGAGTCGATCGGCCTCGACGTCCTCGTCCACGGCGAATTTGAACGCAACGACATGGTGGAGTATTTCGGCGAGAGGCTGAACGGTTTTGCGTTCAGCGCCAACGGCTGGGTCCAAAGCTACGGGAGCCGATGCGTCAAACCGCCGCTGCTCTACGCCGACGTCAGCCGCCCCGAGCCGATGACGCTGAAATGGAGCACGTTCGCGCAGAGTCTGACAAAGCGGCCGATGAAGGGGATGCTCACCGGTCCCGTGACGATTCTCAACTGGAGTTTCGTCCGTGACGACCAGCCCCGTTCGCTGAGCGCCACCCAAATCGCCCTGGCGATCCGCGACGAAGTGGACGATCTGCAGCGCGACGGGATCACAATGATCCAGGTGGACGAGGCGGCGTTCAAAGAGGGGTATCCCCTTCGCCGCTCCAAACGGGCCGCATACGAGCAATGGGCACTGGAGAGTTTTCTTCTCTCGACCGCCGTCGCCGAACGCGATACCCAGATCCACACCCACATGTGCTACAGCGAATTCACCGACATCATCAAAACGATCGAATCGATGGATGCCGACGTCATCTCGATCGAAACGTCACGCAGCGGGAATCGTCTGCTGAAAATCTTCGCGGAGGTCGGCTACGCGCAGGAGGTGGGACCGGGGATCTACGACATCCACTCGCCTCGCGTACCGAGCGTTGAAGAGATGGAAAAACAGATTTACGCATTGCTTGAGGTATTACCCGCCGACCAGCTCTGGATCAATCCCGACTGCGGGCTAAAAACCCGCGGATGGCCGGAGACAAAAGCGGCATTGGAAAATATGGTCGAAGCCGTTCATCGGGTACGCGCGACCCTCTAA
- a CDS encoding AI-2E family transporter, whose product MENRLFVRFILFSAIGLCLWLFFPFLKSFFFALLLAMVVYPLHRLVELRLRRFSGLEPVASPIAAAVVTLGLSLIMFVPIALFVYELFDRPESSIASLRALGDRIDALPWMLPPYLAWLQEPLYSVIALGKVHKDEIVTALASWLGSGLTTFIAMLGEMAMIVVFFFFLTWYGRSIALFFLPIIPLARDAKREFLSDMVTTTAVVFYTFGGVMLAQGVAFGGLIAFFDGYNPFLLGFMTAVSAIIPVVGTALVWVPVALNEYFEGNIVNALVIAVYSWAVMAFFIDNIVKLVILNFVNRAMSDGKRKMNEFVIFFAIVGGLATFGFWGFVFGPAIVAFAITTLRIVRKRGSGRCR is encoded by the coding sequence ATGGAAAACCGTCTGTTCGTCCGTTTCATATTGTTCAGTGCCATCGGGCTTTGCCTGTGGCTTTTCTTCCCTTTTCTTAAAAGCTTTTTTTTCGCCTTGCTGCTGGCGATGGTCGTCTATCCGCTGCACCGTCTTGTCGAACTGCGGTTGCGCCGTTTTTCCGGACTCGAACCGGTCGCGTCTCCGATTGCCGCCGCCGTCGTTACGCTGGGACTGTCGCTGATCATGTTTGTCCCCATCGCCCTGTTCGTTTACGAACTGTTCGATCGCCCCGAGAGTTCAATCGCCTCCTTGCGGGCCCTGGGCGACCGTATCGACGCGTTGCCCTGGATGCTCCCGCCGTATCTGGCGTGGCTTCAGGAGCCTTTGTATTCGGTCATCGCGCTGGGAAAAGTGCATAAAGACGAGATCGTGACGGCACTGGCCTCATGGCTGGGGAGCGGACTGACGACCTTTATTGCGATGCTCGGCGAAATGGCGATGATCGTGGTCTTTTTCTTTTTTCTGACATGGTACGGCCGCAGCATCGCCTTGTTTTTCCTGCCGATCATCCCTCTGGCGCGCGACGCGAAGAGAGAGTTTCTCTCGGACATGGTGACGACGACGGCGGTCGTGTTTTACACGTTCGGCGGGGTAATGCTCGCGCAGGGGGTCGCATTCGGGGGACTGATTGCATTTTTTGACGGCTATAACCCGTTTTTGCTGGGATTCATGACCGCCGTTTCGGCGATCATACCGGTGGTCGGAACGGCTCTTGTGTGGGTACCCGTCGCGTTGAACGAATATTTTGAGGGAAATATCGTCAATGCACTCGTCATTGCCGTCTACTCGTGGGCGGTGATGGCGTTTTTCATCGACAACATCGTCAAGCTGGTGATTTTGAACTTCGTCAACCGCGCGATGAGCGACGGGAAACGGAAAATGAACGAATTCGTCATTTTCTTCGCCATTGTCGGAGGATTGGCCACGTTCGGTTTCTGGGGATTCGTCTTCGGGCCGGCCATCGTCGCGTTTGCGATTACGACTCTTCGGATTGTTCGCAAAAGAGGCAGCGGACGTTGCCGCTGA
- a CDS encoding AAA family ATPase — protein sequence MIESALNILERSNLFITGGAGSGKTTLTLAVIDAYQREGKSVARLASTGMAATLIGGQTLHSFFDLGIANSLEELERNGKIEPSKKILKLIRSMQLIVIDEISMVGAPLLDMIRLRLLQAEFNGRVIVVGDFLQLPPVTRGNDPIYFAFESPSWERLGLVTLHLEGSYRTHEAEFLGLLEKVRHARLDEEAHHALEALVKPLNSDMSTMTLLFGKNISAQNHNRSQLDHLHGEIIEVETYVTIHDKKMQDRDVERFMIESRIEPILAFKVGAPILFTRNAWNYYNGERGRITSMDDEVIWVKKADGISVKVERVDTTKTRWVEKGSTASEEKLITLSQFPLTLAFAITIHKSQGMSLADYVIETNEIFAPSQFYVALSRSVSAHRVTLIRPNRGWEKLCFVHPKAQRFSEGL from the coding sequence ATGATTGAATCGGCCTTGAACATTCTGGAACGCTCCAACCTCTTTATTACCGGTGGGGCGGGATCGGGGAAAACTACCCTGACGCTGGCGGTGATCGATGCGTACCAAAGAGAGGGCAAAAGCGTTGCCCGTCTTGCTTCAACGGGGATGGCGGCGACGTTGATCGGTGGGCAGACGCTGCACAGTTTTTTCGATCTCGGGATCGCAAATTCGCTGGAGGAACTCGAACGGAACGGGAAAATCGAACCTTCGAAAAAAATCCTTAAACTGATCCGATCCATGCAACTCATCGTGATTGATGAGATTTCGATGGTGGGTGCGCCGCTGCTGGATATGATCCGTTTGCGGTTATTGCAGGCGGAGTTTAACGGTCGGGTCATCGTAGTGGGGGACTTTTTGCAGCTTCCCCCCGTGACGCGGGGAAATGATCCGATCTATTTTGCCTTTGAATCTCCCTCATGGGAGCGGCTCGGATTGGTGACGCTCCATTTGGAGGGGTCTTATCGTACCCACGAGGCGGAGTTTCTTGGCCTGCTGGAGAAAGTGCGTCATGCCCGTCTCGATGAAGAGGCACATCATGCCCTCGAAGCGTTGGTTAAACCGTTAAACAGTGATATGTCGACGATGACGTTGCTGTTTGGGAAAAACATCAGCGCCCAAAACCATAACCGTTCCCAGTTGGATCACCTGCACGGCGAGATTATCGAGGTGGAGACCTATGTCACGATCCACGACAAAAAGATGCAGGATCGGGATGTCGAGCGCTTTATGATCGAGAGCCGGATCGAGCCGATTTTGGCGTTCAAAGTGGGTGCCCCGATCCTCTTTACCCGCAATGCGTGGAACTACTATAACGGCGAGCGGGGACGGATCACCTCGATGGATGATGAGGTGATTTGGGTTAAAAAAGCCGATGGGATCAGTGTGAAAGTGGAGCGGGTCGATACCACTAAAACCCGTTGGGTGGAAAAAGGGAGTACGGCGAGCGAAGAGAAACTCATCACCCTCAGCCAGTTCCCTCTTACGTTGGCGTTTGCGATCACGATCCATAAATCGCAGGGGATGAGTTTGGCCGATTACGTCATCGAGACCAACGAGATCTTCGCCCCTTCGCAGTTTTACGTCGCCCTTTCGCGTTCCGTATCAGCGCACCGGGTGACATTGATCCGTCCGAATCGGGGGTGGGAAAAACTCTGTTTTGTCCATCCGAAGGCGCAAAGATTCAGCGAGGGGCTGTAA
- a CDS encoding peroxiredoxin, producing the protein MLVTKKAPDFTATTVLGNNQIVDNFNLYENLGPKGAVLFFYPLDFTFVCPSEIIAFDHRLDEFTARGINVIGVSVDSQFSHFAWKNTPVNQGGIGQVRYPLVADLNKQISRDYDVLFGDSVALRGSFLIDKDGTIRHAVINDLPLGRNIDEMLRMIDAMLFTNEHGEVCPAGWNKGDTGMKASTEGVAEYLASHADSL; encoded by the coding sequence ATGCTCGTTACCAAAAAAGCTCCCGATTTTACCGCAACAACCGTTCTGGGGAACAATCAGATCGTCGACAATTTCAACCTGTACGAAAATCTCGGACCCAAAGGGGCCGTACTGTTTTTCTACCCGCTCGACTTTACGTTCGTATGTCCTTCTGAAATCATCGCGTTCGACCACCGTCTTGACGAGTTCACCGCCCGCGGCATCAACGTTATCGGCGTATCGGTCGACTCTCAGTTCAGCCACTTCGCGTGGAAAAACACTCCCGTAAACCAGGGCGGTATCGGACAGGTCCGTTACCCTCTCGTCGCCGACCTGAACAAACAGATTTCACGCGATTACGACGTATTGTTCGGCGATTCAGTAGCACTTCGCGGTTCATTCCTGATCGACAAAGACGGAACGATCCGTCACGCCGTTATCAACGACCTTCCACTCGGTCGTAACATCGACGAGATGCTCCGCATGATCGATGCGATGCTCTTCACCAACGAGCACGGCGAAGTGTGCCCTGCGGGATGGAACAAAGGCGACACCGGTATGAAAGCCAGCACCGAGGGTGTTGCGGAATACCTCGCTTCGCACGCGGATAGCCTTTAA